The DNA sequence GCGATACACCATCTCCATTCCTTGCAAAATCGATTTTGCCTGCTCGTTTTCCGTCTCTATTTTCAACGCGCGCTCAAAGTTGTCGAGCACCGGAAGCAAATCGCTCGCCAAACTTTGGGCGCGGTATTTTTCAGCCGCTTCCAGCTCTTGGCGCGTCCGGCGGCGGAAGTTTTCAAAATCGGCATACAGACGGAGATAGCGGTGTTCCATCTCAGCCAGCTTCGCTTCCAGCTCCGCTACTTGCGCTTTGGCGGCAGCCAGCTCCTCTGTCTCGGCGCGCTCCTCCCCGGCAGGTTCGGCCCCCGCTGAAGCCTCCGCCGGCTTCCCATCGCCTTGCCCGGCGGCATCGTTTTGCCTAGCGTCGTCCCTTTCGCCTTCCGGTGGCACGCCTGCCTCTTCCGCCGATGCCGGCTGTTCCATCTCCGGCTCGTTGTATGTAGCTTGACCAGCACGTTTGTCCCCTTGTTCCATTGCCTTCACCTCCCCTTCGGGCTCGTCATTCTATGTATCAATGGCCACAAGGAACGGATGGATTGGCGAATCCATCCGTTAACCAATATGGCCATTGTTACTGATTTTGATACCATTTCGTCAGCGCGGCCGACAAATCGGAAGCGACGCGGTTCAGCACCGTGATGACGCGCGAATACTCCATGCGCGTCGGCCCGAGAATCGCGATCGTTCCGAGCGGCTCCTCGCCGACCGAGTATGTCGCCGTAATGAGGCTGCAGTTTTCCATGCCGTGCAATTCATTTTCCCGGCCGATCGACACCTGCACCCCTTTTTGGCTTTGCTTGCGAAGCAGACGGTAAATGTCTTTTTCCTGCTCAATGATGTTCAGAAGCGGGCGCACTTTTTCAATGTCGCTGAATTCCGGCTGATTGAGCATGTTGGCTGTGCCGGCGAAAAACATTTTCTCCTCTTCAGGAAGATCGAGCGTGTCGATCAGCATATTGAGCAGGCTGTCATAATTGCGGATGTGCCGGCGCAGCACATCGGCCACTTCCGTCTTGATTTTTTCTTTTAAATCGATGAGCGGAACGCCGCTGAGCCGCCCGTTCAAAATGTTGACCATCTTTTCAAGGTCGCCGGCGTTGACCGATGGCGGAATCGTCACGACCCGGTTTTCGACATGGCCGGTATCGGTCACAACGATGGCCACAGCCGT is a window from the Geobacillus stearothermophilus ATCC 12980 genome containing:
- the grpE gene encoding nucleotide exchange factor GrpE, which codes for MEQGDKRAGQATYNEPEMEQPASAEEAGVPPEGERDDARQNDAAGQGDGKPAEASAGAEPAGEERAETEELAAAKAQVAELEAKLAEMEHRYLRLYADFENFRRRTRQELEAAEKYRAQSLASDLLPVLDNFERALKIETENEQAKSILQGMEMVYRSLLDALKKEGVEAIEAVGKPFDPHLHQAVMQTDEDGYEPNTVVEELQKGYKLKDRILRPAMVKVSQ
- the hrcA gene encoding heat-inducible transcriptional repressor HrcA yields the protein MLTDRQLLILQVIIDDFIRSGQPVGSRTLSKKHQIAFSSATIRNEMADLEELGYIEKTHISSGRVPSEKGYRYYVDHLLPPQRLTRADIQKIRSVFAERIYELEKLMQKSAQILSDLTNYTSIALGPAFKESKLKRMQIVPLNEQTAVAIVVTDTGHVENRVVTIPPSVNAGDLEKMVNILNGRLSGVPLIDLKEKIKTEVADVLRRHIRNYDSLLNMLIDTLDLPEEEKMFFAGTANMLNQPEFSDIEKVRPLLNIIEQEKDIYRLLRKQSQKGVQVSIGRENELHGMENCSLITATYSVGEEPLGTIAILGPTRMEYSRVITVLNRVASDLSAALTKWYQNQ